The segment TCCGACCATGTGTGCCCCTAACACCTTATCCGTCTGGGTGTGGACGACGAGCTTCATCATAGTTTTCTCGTCGCGGCCCGCTAGCGTATAGTACATGGGACGAAAACGACTGCGATAGACCTTGATGGCTTCGTTGCCATATTGTTCACGGGCTGCTTCTTCTGACAAGCCCACTGTAGCAGCTTCGGGGGTAGTGAAAATAGCAGTCGGCACATTGTCATAGTTCATTAGTCGTGGCTTATTGCCAAACACAGTGTCTGCAAAGGCCCGTCCCTCGTTGATGGCTACAGGAGTGAGGTTAATGCGATTAGTGCAGTCACCTACAGCATAGATGTTGTCTACTGATGTGCGGCTGTGCTCATCCACTACAATTGCCTCAGCATGAATCTTCACATCCACGTTTTCTAGACCCAAGTTTTGGAGGTTGGGCCTGCGTCCTGTTGCTGCTAGGGTAACAGCATCTACAATCACAGTCTCTTGGGTAGGTTCGTCATCTCCATCAGGTTTTGCTAACTTGCCCTCAACGGTGACCTGTAGCCCTGCCTCCGTTTTCTCGATCGCAATCAGCGTGCTGCTGTGAATAATCCGCACACCATGACGCACCATTGCCTGCTGAATTTCCGAGCGCAAATCGCGGTCAAACCCCCGCAAAATCATCTCACCCCGCAGAATCTGGGTTACCTCAGTACCCAAGCCGTGCAAAATGCAAGCAAACTCGCAGCCAATATAGCCTGCCCCCAAGATTACTGCCCGTTTGGGTTGCTCGGTTAAGTGAAAAATATCGTCTGAGGTGATGGCGTGTTCAATGCCCAGGATGTTTGGCTTTACTGGTCTACCTCCCACAGCAATCAGAATCTTATCCGCCGTAACCTTGCGATCGCCTACCTCCAGTGTGTGGTTATCGACAAACCGTGCATGTGCTCGAAACAGTTCCACCTTGGAATTATCTAACATCCGCTGATAGATGCCATTCAAGCGTGTTACCTCGTTATTGACCGCTGTAATCAGCGTTGACCAGTCTAGTTGGCTCTGTACAGCGCTCCAGCCGTATCCCCTTGCCTCTTCAAAGTAGTTGGGAAAGTGAGACGCATACACCATCAGTTTTTTAGGCACGCATCCCCGGTTTACACAAGTACCACCCAAGCGATCAAACTCTGCTATCCCAACCTTTGCACCATACTCGGCTGCCCGTCGGGCTGTAGCAATACCACCAGAGCCACCACCAATCACAAATAAGTCAAAATCGTAGGTCATAGTTTACTTCCACGTAGGAACACGCATCCAACTTGATCTTAAATAAAATCTGAGTGACTACCTAACTCTTTCTTACTACTCATCCTCGGGTTTCTTGCCTATTAGCGGCAAGATATGGTTTTGGTGTTGGTAGGCACGTTTTGCCTGGGTACAGTGCTGACAACTGGATGGCTATCATGGTGCTAAGTGCAGTGTATTGTCCATGGCGAGGGGCGAAGAGTATGACTAGACAGAACAGCTCACAGGCAAGCTCTTTACTATCTAGCAATCATGCCCGTCTAATTCCAGTGGAGGGTTACCTGGCTCCTGCTGTCCTTTAGTTAGGCTGTTTAGCCACAGGACTCCACGCCCTCATTCACCGACCAGAATTGTGGCAATTTTTCTGTGCGCCGTCGTCGAGCAGGCCAACTAGCTCTTCACAGTGCCTATCGCAGAGAAGCATTTCTGTATGAGCTACACTTTTTGCCACCAGTGATTTTCATGTATCATTTTTATCCTTCTCCAAACTGTTTTCTCAAAGAAAAATTCTGGTTACCATACTCGCTAGTGTTCTCATTGGGCTATTAGCAACTAACAGTGTAGGTTGATTGTACAGTGCAGCAATAATGTCTGATGTGGCTCTAGGTGTAGATCAGGGTGATAGTTGGTTACAAAGGCTTATTAGTTAAACCTTGTGTCAAGGGTTTATGCTCTCAAGCTTATGAACTCAAGACTCGTAGCCACTGCTTGAATTAGCCTTCATTATTCGACTAGAGGTATAAGCCGAGGAATATTATTCATAGCTGACTGTAGATGGTTTAGGCATGGCAATAGGGGCTTGTCTCTACAA is part of the Cyanobacteriota bacterium genome and harbors:
- the gorA gene encoding glutathione-disulfide reductase — protein: MTYDFDLFVIGGGSGGIATARRAAEYGAKVGIAEFDRLGGTCVNRGCVPKKLMVYASHFPNYFEEARGYGWSAVQSQLDWSTLITAVNNEVTRLNGIYQRMLDNSKVELFRAHARFVDNHTLEVGDRKVTADKILIAVGGRPVKPNILGIEHAITSDDIFHLTEQPKRAVILGAGYIGCEFACILHGLGTEVTQILRGEMILRGFDRDLRSEIQQAMVRHGVRIIHSSTLIAIEKTEAGLQVTVEGKLAKPDGDDEPTQETVIVDAVTLAATGRRPNLQNLGLENVDVKIHAEAIVVDEHSRTSVDNIYAVGDCTNRINLTPVAINEGRAFADTVFGNKPRLMNYDNVPTAIFTTPEAATVGLSEEAAREQYGNEAIKVYRSRFRPMYYTLAGRDEKTMMKLVVHTQTDKVLGAHMVGDYAAEIIQGVAIAVKMGATKADFDATVGIHPSSAEEFVTMR